In Runella sp. SP2, the genomic window ATGGGGCTTTTAGGGCTAGGCTTACCTATCGGACTAGGTTTGGGAGTAGTTGTCGGCAGTAAAATGGACGAAAAAGCGGCCAAAGAAAATCGGCAGTTGAATATTGTGTTGACTAAAAACTTTTAAATATAAAAAACTTTCCAAGTTTGACTATGAAACTTGGAAAGTCTAAATGCTATTTTAATCCTTCTGTGGCTTGATAGTTTTCATCTGAATTATATCCACCAAAAAGGCAAATGCCATCGAGAAATAGATATATCCTTTAGGAATTTCAAAATGAAATCCTTCGGCTAATAATGCCACCCCAATCATCATTAAAAAGCAGAGTGCCAGTATCTTGAAAGAAGGGTGCTTTCGGATAAATTCACTAATTGGTTTTGAAGCAACTAGCATAATTACCACCGTAACAATGACCGCTGTGTACATCACCCAAAGTTCTTGAACCATCCCAACGGCCGTAATAATAGAGTCGATAGAAAACACCAAATCCAATACGATAACCTCGGCTAACAACTGATTAAATGTGCTTTTTTTAGCAGTTGTAACGGTATCGTTTTTGTTGGCTTCTGTCTTGTGGTAAATCTCTTTGGTACTTTTATACAGAAGAAACAAACCTCCCCCAATCAAAATCAGCCCTTTCCCTGAAAATGGAATATCTAGCAGGGTGAATAACGTTTGGTCTAATTTTAAAATCCAAGAAATAAATGCCAATAAACAAAGTCGCATTACCATAGCTAGAGAAATGCCCCAAAACCTGAGCTTATTTCTCTGATTCTCTGGCAGTTTATCCGCCAAAATGGATATAAAAATAATGTTATCAATGCCAAGAATAACTTCAAGTGCAATGAGCGAAACCAAAGGAATGAGTATGTCTATCATTTTATTAAAAATTGGTTAGTGGTGTGATGTTAACAAACTTGTTTACTTCCCTATTCCCAATCGGCTAAGGATAAAAGCGTAGTTGAAGGCTTCGTCTTTGAGGTAATCAAAACGCCCCGTTGAACCGCCGTGGCCTGAGTCCATGTTGGTTTTGAGAAGGACTACATTCTGGTCAGTTTTGAGCGTCCGTATTTTGGCGACCCATTTGGCTGGCTCGTGGAAGCCAACCTGCGAATCATTTAACCCACCCGTAGCCAAAATATTAGGATAATTCCCTTTTTTGAGGTTGTCGTAGGGTGAGTACGTCATGATATAATCGTAGTCAGCTTTTACGTTGGGATTACCCCATTGTTCGTATTCTTGGGTTGTCAGCGGAAGATTAGGGTCGAGCATAGTATTTATCACATCGACAAATGGTACTTCCGCCACCACTACTTTAAACAAACCAGGGCGTAGATTGGTCACGGCTCCCACCAACAAGCCCCCTGCACTTCCGCCGTTGATGGCTAATTTTTCTGGAGACGTATATTTATCTTTCACGAGGTGCTCGGCACAGGCGATAAAATCGGTAAAGGTGTTCATTTTCTTCTGCAATTTCCCATCTTCGTACCACTGTTCGCCCAAATCAGACCCGCCACGAATTTGCGCAATGACATAGACAAAACCACGGTTGACCAAGCTAAAGATATTGGCATTAAAACCCGCATCCGACGAATACCCGTACGACCCATACGAATACAATAAACAAGGGTTCGTTCCATCGAGTGTGATTCCTTTTTTATGTACAACAGCCATCGGGACTTTAACACCGTCTTTAGCCGTTGCCCAAAGGCGCTTTACCTCATAGTCGTCGGGATTAAACCCACTCGGTACTTCGCGTTCTTTGAGCTTTGTGCTGCTGTTGGTCAGCATGTCGTAGTCGTAGGTAGTAGTGGGGCGGTTAAGCGAAGTGTAAGCGTAACGGAATTTTGTTGAAGTAAAATCAGGCGTGCCCATGGGATAAGCGGTATAGACAGGCTCTGGAAACGATATAGTTTTGGTTGTTCCTGTGGCAAGTTCCCGTACTTGCATCTCTAATAATCCATTGACTCGTTTGGTGATGACCATGTATTTTTCAAAAATATCGACCCCTTCTATTTTGGCCTTGGGGTCATGCGCTACAATCTCCTTCCAAGTACTGCGGTTTTGGTAGCCTTCTTTGGGTAATTCGTATATTTTTTGGTTTTTGTTTTGTGGATCTTTCCACGACACATAGTAGTGAGCGGGGTGGTCTGTAATGTTATATTCGACATCTTTTTGGCGCGGCAAAAACAGCACAAACTTACCATTAGGCTGATCGGCGGGCAAGATACGGGTGTCGCCGCTAGTGAAACTTCCCGACTGAATCGCAACGATGCGTTTGGTTTTTGAACGACCTACGTAGCAGTTAAATAGCTCGTCTTTTTCTTCATATACAAGTTCGTCTTTGGCCTTACTTCCGACTACATGTTTATAAATTTTGTGCGAACGAAGGGCTGCATTTGGCACCGAATAAAATACTGTTTGATTATCAGCCGCCCACGCAAGGCTACCACCCATACGACTGATGACGTCGGGGAGCTCTTTGCCCGTTTGTAAATCCCGAAAACGTAGCTCAAACTCAGCATAAGAACCTGTGGTGTTGCTGACGTAAGCCGCAATGTTGTTGTTATCGCTTACTTCATAGCCTCCCATGATAAAAGCCCCTTTTCCTTCGGCCATTTTGTTTTCGTCAAAAATGACTTCCTCGGCGGCGTCAAGACTGCCTTTTTTGCGACAATGAACACTGTATTGCTGCCCTTTCCCAACGCGAGAATAGTAATAGTATCCATTATCGAACGACGGTACCGACTGGTCTTCTTCTTTGATTCGGCCTTTCATTTCGTCAAAAAGCGTTTTTTGAAGCG contains:
- a CDS encoding TerC family protein, which encodes MIDILIPLVSLIALEVILGIDNIIFISILADKLPENQRNKLRFWGISLAMVMRLCLLAFISWILKLDQTLFTLLDIPFSGKGLILIGGGLFLLYKSTKEIYHKTEANKNDTVTTAKKSTFNQLLAEVIVLDLVFSIDSIITAVGMVQELWVMYTAVIVTVVIMLVASKPISEFIRKHPSFKILALCFLMMIGVALLAEGFHFEIPKGYIYFSMAFAFLVDIIQMKTIKPQKD
- a CDS encoding S9 family peptidase gives rise to the protein MKNLIPSTLVVCLALGGCKTTPEQTKVLTQAEYPAAPVAAKKPQTFTNHGYQRVDDYYWLKDKSNPETIAYLKAENAYADTVMASTKALQKTLFDEMKGRIKEEDQSVPSFDNGYYYYSRVGKGQQYSVHCRKKGSLDAAEEVIFDENKMAEGKGAFIMGGYEVSDNNNIAAYVSNTTGSYAEFELRFRDLQTGKELPDVISRMGGSLAWAADNQTVFYSVPNAALRSHKIYKHVVGSKAKDELVYEEKDELFNCYVGRSKTKRIVAIQSGSFTSGDTRILPADQPNGKFVLFLPRQKDVEYNITDHPAHYYVSWKDPQNKNQKIYELPKEGYQNRSTWKEIVAHDPKAKIEGVDIFEKYMVITKRVNGLLEMQVRELATGTTKTISFPEPVYTAYPMGTPDFTSTKFRYAYTSLNRPTTTYDYDMLTNSSTKLKEREVPSGFNPDDYEVKRLWATAKDGVKVPMAVVHKKGITLDGTNPCLLYSYGSYGYSSDAGFNANIFSLVNRGFVYVIAQIRGGSDLGEQWYEDGKLQKKMNTFTDFIACAEHLVKDKYTSPEKLAINGGSAGGLLVGAVTNLRPGLFKVVVAEVPFVDVINTMLDPNLPLTTQEYEQWGNPNVKADYDYIMTYSPYDNLKKGNYPNILATGGLNDSQVGFHEPAKWVAKIRTLKTDQNVVLLKTNMDSGHGGSTGRFDYLKDEAFNYAFILSRLGIGK